A genomic region of Oncorhynchus mykiss isolate Arlee chromosome 16, USDA_OmykA_1.1, whole genome shotgun sequence contains the following coding sequences:
- the rab11fip3 gene encoding rab11 family-interacting protein 3 isoform X3 yields MVLGMVDSLLGPVPPGTQHRQQNEVTDSAYLGSESTYSECETFTDEDTGALVQPEMHEDVETDSGIEATLHDPEDSSNRFSLSSELHSHTLVTVIGGDEEHFEDFGESNTSELLLDTTEEGTEGEGDSSHLQTPDQSNCSSLLLSPSTPTTLPASFQSFLREEALDFFCNQCHKQISRLEDLSTRLNFLEMNSSSKRLSSKKVARHLLQNSSMTLDSMSELSRDILDLADTDITDKVLLLERRVAELEKDSEASGEQHARLRQENLQLVHRANALEEQLKEQELRAEDHLHQETRRHKDALTKLERERGLELENLQARLQQLDEENSELKSCVPCYRANIERLEEEKRKLEDEVEDVTERMNEELETRRKTTDKLTHERHQNQKEKEHTQELIEDLRKQLEHLQLYKLEAEARRGRSPSAGLQEYQSRTREAELEQEIRRLKQDNRSLKEQNDELNGQIINLSIQGAKNLVTASFSESLAAEINSVSRGELMEAIRKQEDVNFRLQDYIDRIIVAIMESNPSMLEVK; encoded by the exons ATGGTTTTGGGCATGGTGGACAGCCTTCTGGGCCCGGTTCCTCCTGGAACTCAACACAGACAG CAAAACGAGGTGACGGACAGTGCATACCTGGGCTCGGAGAGCACTTACAGCGAGTGTGAGACGTTTACCGACGAGGACACGGGAGCCCTGGTCCAGCCCGAGATGCACGAGGATGTGGAGACGGACAGCGGCATCGAGGCCACGCTCCACGACCCAGAGGACAGTAGCAACAG gttCTCCCTGAGCTCTGAGTTGCACAGCCACACCCTGGTGACAGTGATTGGCGGGGATGAGGAACATTTTGAGGACTTTGGGGAGAGCAACACCTCGGAGCTGCTGCTGGACACCACTGAGGAGGGAACCGAGGGAGAGGGGGACTCATCCCACCTCCAGACCCCCGACCAGAGCAACTGCTCCTCCCTGCTACTCTCTCCCAG cACCCCCACTACTCTCCCTGCCAGCTTTCAGAGCTTCCTCAGGGAGGAAGCGCTGGACTTTTTCTGTAACCAATGTCACAAACAAATCTCTCGCCTGGAGGACCTCTCCACTCGCCTCAATTTCCTAGAGATGAATAG cTCCAGCAAGAGGCTGTCCAGCAAGAAAGTAGCGCG ACACCTCCTCCAGAACAGCTCCATGACGCTGGACAGCATGAGTGAGCTGTCCCGGGACATACTGGACCTGGCTGACACCGACATCACTGACAAG GTGCTCCTGCTGGAGCGTCGCGTGGCGGAGCTGGAGAAGGACTCGGAGGCTAGCGGGGAGCAGCACGCACGCCTCCGCCAGGAGAACCTGCAGCTGGTGCACCGGGCCAACGCCCTGGAGGAGCAGCTCAAGGAGCAAGAGCTCCGCGCTGAGGACCACCTGCACCAGGAGACCCGCCGCCACAAGGACGCTCTCACCAAGCTGGAGCGGGAGAGGGGCCTGGAGCTGGAGAACCTGCAGGCTAG GCTGCAGCAGCTGgatgaggagaacagtgagctgAAATCCTGTGTGCCCTGTTACCGCGCCAACATCGAGAGACTAGAGGAG GAGAAGAGGAAGCTGGAAGATGAGGTGGAGGACGTGACGGAGCGGATGAACGAGGAGCTGGAAACCCGGAGGAAGACGACCGACAAGCTGACCCACGAGCGCCACCAGAACCAGAAGGAAAAGGAGCACACgcaggag ctgattgaggacctgcGGAAGCAGTTGGAGCACCTGCAGTTGTACAAGCTGGAGGCAGAGGCTAGGAGAGGACGCTCTCCCAGTGCCGGGCTGCAGGAGTACCAGAGCCGCACCCGCGAGGCCGAGTTGGAGCAGGAGATCCGACGCCTCAAGCAAGACAACCGCAGTCTGAAGGAGCAGAACGATGAGCTGAACGGCCAGATCATCAACCTGAGCATCCAGGGAGCCAAGAACCTGGTGACGGCCTCCTTCTCCGAGTCACTGGCTGCCGAGATCAACTCTGTGTCCCGGGGAGAG ttgaTGGAGGCCATCCGCAAGCAGGAGGACGTCAACTTCCGACTACAGGACTACATCGACCGCATCATCGTGGCCATCATGGAGTCCAACCCCTCCATGCTGGAAGTCAAGTAG